The Planktothrix sp. FACHB-1365 genome has a segment encoding these proteins:
- a CDS encoding TIGR02450 family Trp-rich protein, producing MAKKQKFPYLLGSKWTANQETWGWRHFQVVNRKNQGKWVFAELVASCDPTVRFWLNAQQLKDRSLWQPGWQSTQELEEIESL from the coding sequence ATGGCCAAAAAGCAAAAATTTCCTTACCTGTTAGGCTCTAAGTGGACAGCCAATCAAGAAACTTGGGGGTGGCGACATTTTCAAGTTGTTAACCGGAAAAATCAAGGGAAATGGGTCTTTGCTGAATTGGTAGCCTCTTGTGATCCAACGGTCAGATTTTGGTTAAATGCTCAACAACTTAAAGATCGTTCTCTTTGGCAACCGGGATGGCAATCTACACAGGAACTTGAAGAGATTGAATCACTCTAA
- a CDS encoding CHAT domain-containing protein, protein MNEERLAAYRDLIQLLIDCPNGEEVTILQDHAELVDMGLCLTMKMVAETLTENGQEQTAQWLLNFAEQLMMLLSSPSPDDEQSNQYSLQDYMTLIQGLLQAEDEDNIEQLNTLLADNRHLLNPQFAEVLTVVNAGFIEEYPEATERIVALVGNISIRISEFPLGNPRYIQNIAIAGSEFVLGYHQEESELWAQANNNLGLAYLRLAAIENTEENLKAAIACYQQALIVYQQQTYPQQWAATNNNLGTAYSDLAALENPQENIKAAIACYEKALIVRQQQTYPQDWAGTNNNLGSAYLRLAAIENTEKNLKAAIACYQQALIVYQQQTYPQQWAKTNNNLGSAYLRLAAIENTKKNLKAAIACYQQALIVCQQQTYPQDWATTNNNLGTAYSNLAAIENTQKNLKAAIACYNKALIVCQQQTYPQDWAGTNNNLGTAYLRLAAIENTEENLKAAIACYNKALIVCQQQTYSQQWAGTNNNLGYCYSQLASEVQGSAQQNLYGQAVHCYRQALIVHQPKILPLDCVGTGRNFGDLGFKIGNWEWGVEGYEWAMKAVENSRSRAQTDQQRQEILAAAIGVYANAIQCYINLGNYQQALLTAERSRCRQLADLFASKDLYPNAEVPPELVAEYNALKQRMNQLEQTPPPNTPENPSKPGQLSPETLAEIEQLETERKQLWQKIRSHDPVLAGQIEVDVIQLAEIQQLIQDDVTAIVSFYSTNDQTFVFVLRRSDLTPLTPLPCEGMGEEFDSSVLSNFPLVSNSPRLAGEGSGERSYSLTLHTCDGQGYKTLQNWILQNWLTPYVENKNQWLQNMGNFLSEIAQRLEINQLIKEHLQGIEELIIIPHLYLHQMPFAALPLNLNPIIPSGETQTAKTRQMGFSEPISSSYSESENNTELPEYLSDRFRLRVVPSCQILKYCSDRNLVPKPHQLGIVENATGDLFYTEKECQELAKRYQVPEEYHLKKEQATPDNYIKLAKKVQRLHSSHHANADLNHPENCKLVLANKAELNLATIFTLRFPELSDLFLSCCETNLTLTPITDEPLSLAAGFLSAGARNVVSTLWAVEDQATSVFTILYYQYLDQGKTRPEALRLAQLDLRKCQSLEGLKNSISEKSSERLGEKVNHPKNSSEVKYPYASPYYWAGFLSQGLA, encoded by the coding sequence ATGAACGAAGAACGCCTCGCCGCTTACCGTGATTTAATTCAGCTATTGATTGATTGTCCCAACGGAGAGGAGGTAACAATTCTCCAAGACCATGCTGAATTAGTGGATATGGGGTTATGCTTAACGATGAAGATGGTCGCAGAAACCCTAACGGAAAACGGACAGGAACAAACCGCCCAATGGTTATTAAACTTCGCAGAACAATTAATGATGCTGTTATCCTCTCCATCCCCGGACGATGAGCAATCCAATCAATATTCCCTTCAAGATTATATGACCTTAATTCAAGGATTATTGCAAGCCGAAGATGAAGATAATATTGAACAATTAAATACCCTGCTTGCCGATAACCGCCATCTCCTCAACCCACAATTTGCGGAAGTCTTAACAGTTGTCAATGCGGGATTTATTGAAGAATACCCAGAAGCAACAGAAAGGATAGTAGCCTTAGTCGGAAATATCAGTATTAGAATTAGCGAATTTCCTCTGGGAAATCCTAGATATATTCAAAACATTGCCATTGCGGGATCTGAGTTTGTCTTGGGTTATCATCAGGAAGAATCCGAATTATGGGCGCAAGCCAATAATAATCTGGGGCTTGCCTATTTAAGACTAGCAGCAATAGAAAATACCGAGGAGAATTTAAAAGCAGCCATCGCTTGTTATCAACAGGCTTTAATTGTTTATCAACAACAGACATACCCCCAACAATGGGCAGCGACTAATAATAATCTGGGGACTGCCTATTCTGACCTCGCTGCCCTGGAAAATCCCCAGGAAAATATAAAAGCAGCGATCGCTTGTTATGAAAAAGCTTTAATCGTTCGTCAACAACAGACATACCCCCAAGATTGGGCAGGAACAAATAATAATCTGGGGAGTGCCTATTTAAGACTAGCAGCAATAGAAAATACCGAGAAGAATTTAAAAGCAGCCATCGCTTGTTATCAACAGGCTTTAATAGTTTATCAACAACAGACCTACCCCCAACAATGGGCAAAGACAAATAATAATCTGGGGAGTGCCTATTTAAGACTAGCAGCAATAGAAAATACCAAGAAGAATTTAAAAGCAGCCATCGCTTGTTATCAACAGGCTTTAATCGTTTGTCAACAACAGACATACCCCCAAGATTGGGCAACGACTAATAATAATCTGGGGACTGCCTATTCTAACCTAGCAGCAATAGAAAATACCCAAAAGAATTTAAAAGCTGCCATTGCTTGTTATAACAAGGCTTTAATAGTTTGTCAACAACAGACATACCCCCAAGATTGGGCAGGAACAAATAATAATCTAGGGACTGCCTATTTAAGACTAGCAGCAATAGAAAATACCGAGGAAAATTTAAAAGCAGCCATCGCTTGTTATAACAAGGCTTTAATCGTTTGTCAGCAACAGACATACTCCCAACAATGGGCAGGGACAAATAATAATCTGGGATATTGCTATTCTCAACTCGCCTCCGAAGTTCAGGGGTCAGCACAACAAAACCTGTATGGTCAGGCTGTTCATTGTTATCGACAAGCGTTAATAGTTCATCAACCCAAAATATTACCTCTGGACTGTGTAGGAACTGGACGCAATTTCGGGGATTTAGGGTTTAAAATTGGGAACTGGGAATGGGGAGTGGAGGGCTATGAATGGGCGATGAAAGCAGTAGAAAATAGTCGCAGTCGGGCGCAAACCGATCAACAGCGTCAAGAGATTTTAGCCGCAGCCATTGGGGTTTATGCAAATGCGATTCAATGTTATATTAATTTGGGGAATTATCAACAGGCATTATTGACCGCAGAGCGATCGCGGTGTCGGCAGTTAGCGGATTTATTTGCGAGTAAGGATCTCTATCCCAATGCGGAAGTTCCCCCGGAATTGGTGGCGGAATATAATGCTTTGAAACAACGGATGAATCAGTTAGAGCAAACACCCCCACCGAATACGCCGGAAAATCCCTCAAAACCTGGTCAACTCTCCCCAGAAACTTTAGCAGAAATTGAACAATTAGAAACGGAAAGAAAGCAGCTTTGGCAAAAAATTCGCAGTCATGATCCGGTATTAGCGGGTCAAATAGAAGTCGATGTGATTCAGTTAGCAGAAATTCAGCAGTTAATTCAGGATGATGTCACCGCTATTGTTAGTTTTTATAGTACCAATGATCAAACGTTTGTGTTTGTGTTGCGGCGGAGTGACCTAACCCCCCTAACCCCCCTTCCCTGCGAGGGAATGGGGGAAGAATTTGACTCGTCTGTGCTTTCTAACTTCCCACTTGTTTCTAACTCCCCTCGCCTCGCAGGAGAGGGGTCGGGGGAGAGGTCTTACTCCCTAACCCTCCACACCTGCGACGGTCAAGGATACAAAACCCTGCAAAATTGGATCTTACAAAATTGGTTAACACCTTATGTCGAAAACAAGAATCAATGGCTGCAAAATATGGGTAATTTTCTTAGTGAAATTGCTCAAAGATTGGAAATTAATCAATTAATTAAGGAACATTTACAGGGAATAGAAGAATTAATTATTATTCCCCATTTGTATCTCCATCAAATGCCCTTTGCAGCTTTACCGTTGAATCTCAATCCTATTATTCCCAGTGGCGAAACCCAAACCGCAAAAACTCGTCAAATGGGGTTTAGTGAGCCGATTTCTAGCAGTTATAGCGAGTCAGAAAACAATACAGAATTACCGGAATATTTAAGTGATCGCTTTCGGTTAAGAGTGGTTCCCAGTTGTCAAATTTTGAAATATTGTAGCGATCGCAATCTAGTTCCCAAACCCCATCAATTAGGAATTGTAGAAAATGCTACCGGAGATTTATTCTATACAGAAAAAGAATGTCAAGAGTTAGCAAAACGTTATCAAGTTCCTGAAGAATATCATCTCAAAAAGGAACAAGCTACTCCAGATAATTATATCAAATTAGCGAAAAAAGTGCAACGGTTACATTCGAGTCATCACGCCAATGCAGACTTAAATCATCCCGAAAATTGTAAATTAGTTTTAGCGAATAAAGCCGAACTAAATTTAGCCACAATATTTACCTTAAGGTTTCCAGAGTTATCAGATTTATTTTTATCCTGTTGCGAAACTAATTTAACCTTAACTCCCATTACCGATGAACCCCTATCCTTAGCCGCAGGTTTCCTCTCAGCAGGGGCGCGAAATGTTGTGAGTACGTTGTGGGCGGTGGAAGATCAAGCGACATCGGTATTTACTATTTTATATTATCAATATCTCGACCAAGGAAAAACCCGCCCAGAAGCGTTAAGATTAGCACAACTGGATTTAAGAAAGTGTCAAAGTCTGGAAGGATTAAAAAATTCAATCTCAGAAAAATCTTCAGAGCGCTTAGGAGAAAAAGTAAATCACCCTAAAAATAGTTCTGAGGTAAAATATCCCTATGCAAGTCCCTACTATTGGGCGGGTTTTCTGTCTCAAGGTTTAGCTTAA
- the psbV gene encoding photosystem II cytochrome c-550: MLKRYFWLAVATVFFTFQLFVNQANAVELTKELRTLPLNDQGQTVVLTEKQLSKGKSVFNKACASCHALGMTKTNPDINLSPATLAGASPSRDNIEALIAFIKNPKTYDGLEEISETHPSTKSSDIFVVMRNLEDEDLYNLAGYLLLEPKVRPEQWGGGKYLR, translated from the coding sequence ATGCTCAAAAGATACTTTTGGCTGGCAGTAGCCACTGTATTTTTCACCTTTCAACTGTTTGTCAACCAGGCGAATGCGGTAGAATTGACCAAAGAACTTCGGACTTTACCTCTGAATGACCAAGGCCAAACCGTTGTCCTCACTGAAAAGCAACTGAGCAAAGGTAAAAGCGTATTCAATAAGGCTTGTGCCTCATGTCATGCTTTGGGAATGACCAAGACAAATCCTGATATTAACCTCAGTCCTGCAACCTTAGCCGGTGCGTCTCCCTCCCGCGATAATATTGAGGCTCTGATCGCATTTATTAAAAATCCCAAAACCTATGATGGGTTGGAGGAAATTTCAGAAACACATCCCAGCACCAAGAGTTCAGATATTTTCGTTGTCATGCGAAATCTGGAAGATGAGGATTTATACAATCTAGCTGGATATCTGTTATTAGAACCCAAAGTTCGCCCTGAACAGTGGGGTGGTGGAAAATACCTCCGCTAA
- the psbV2 gene encoding photosystem II cytochrome PsbV2 — protein sequence MGYSKLFVHFLLTILILGISLFSWSLPTQAASIDPFIRRYFEVSQPVEIPVDGKGNTRQFSGDDLTQGKALFEQNCVNCHVGGVTLQYPSLSLSLEALKGATPSRDNLNNLVAYFRNPVSYDGTDYNYWCREVSENWLSTDEAEKMAAYLLRAAEKVPYWGVQQNQQTPSF from the coding sequence ATGGGATATTCTAAGCTTTTTGTGCATTTTTTATTGACTATTCTGATTTTAGGGATAAGCTTATTTAGCTGGAGTTTACCGACCCAAGCCGCCTCAATTGATCCCTTTATTCGGCGTTATTTTGAAGTGAGTCAACCTGTTGAAATTCCGGTGGATGGAAAAGGTAATACTCGTCAATTTTCCGGGGACGACCTCACCCAAGGGAAGGCATTATTTGAGCAAAATTGTGTTAATTGTCATGTTGGGGGCGTTACTTTACAATATCCCAGCCTATCCCTTTCTTTAGAAGCGTTGAAAGGGGCAACTCCTAGCCGTGATAATCTTAATAATTTAGTCGCTTATTTTAGAAATCCTGTTAGTTATGATGGTACAGATTATAACTATTGGTGCCGGGAAGTTTCTGAAAATTGGCTGTCAACGGATGAAGCGGAAAAAATGGCAGCTTATTTGTTAAGGGCGGCGGAAAAAGTTCCTTATTGGGGCGTTCAACAAAATCAGCAAACTCCTTCTTTCTAA
- a CDS encoding A24 family peptidase, protein MDIILSLPAYLIVFAFGASIGSFLNVVIYRIPARLSILHPPSRCPRCLTRLSPSENIPVFGWLWLQGRCKHCHTPISIRYPLVEATTGLLFLLIFLISPNFTQTVGYWVLFSWLIALSLIDLDTYTLPNVLTQSGLILGLGFQLTQALTTPSTLSHGLMVGILGAVLGIWLFDIISFVGTLVMGQTAMGAGDSKLAAMMGAWLGWKYLLVAGFIACGLGAIVGGGAIALKLINRRQPIPFGPFLALATAITALWGQAILSAYLSLFFPTFN, encoded by the coding sequence ATGGATATTATACTGAGTTTACCTGCCTATTTAATTGTGTTTGCGTTTGGAGCATCCATTGGCAGTTTTCTCAACGTGGTCATCTATCGAATTCCCGCCCGGTTATCTATACTGCATCCTCCCTCTCGCTGTCCCCGGTGTTTAACACGGTTGAGTCCCTCAGAAAATATTCCCGTATTCGGTTGGTTGTGGCTTCAGGGACGCTGTAAACATTGCCATACCCCCATTTCCATCCGTTATCCCCTCGTAGAAGCCACCACAGGACTCTTATTTTTATTAATATTTTTAATCTCCCCAAACTTCACCCAAACGGTGGGCTATTGGGTTTTATTTAGTTGGTTAATCGCTTTATCGTTGATTGATTTAGATACCTACACGCTGCCCAATGTTCTCACCCAGTCGGGGTTAATATTAGGGTTAGGATTTCAACTCACCCAAGCCTTAACAACACCCTCAACCTTGAGTCATGGCTTGATGGTGGGAATTTTGGGGGCTGTTCTAGGAATATGGCTCTTTGATATTATTTCCTTTGTCGGAACCTTGGTTATGGGACAAACCGCTATGGGGGCTGGAGATAGTAAACTCGCCGCCATGATGGGAGCTTGGTTAGGGTGGAAATATTTACTGGTGGCTGGATTTATCGCCTGTGGATTAGGAGCTATTGTTGGAGGAGGCGCCATCGCCCTTAAATTAATCAATCGTCGTCAACCTATCCCCTTCGGCCCCTTTCTAGCCCTTGCTACCGCCATCACAGCCCTCTGGGGACAAGCGATCCTATCCGCTTACCTGAGTCTATTTTTCCCAACCTTTAATTAA
- the cobD gene encoding threonine-phosphate decarboxylase CobD: MEATHSPQHGGNLIWAATVADCSPSDILDFSASINPWGPPLSALSAIHRHLNDLNAYPNPDYGELRAAIAVAVNDAMAHESLEVDWILPGNGVAELLTWAGRELAQLDATYLLTPAFGDYKRTLNAFDGTVIECPLSMASIESEFSLPQPSNSRSGLLINNPHNPTGKLFSAQGLLELLEQFALVVVDEAFMDFLLPRQQQSLMSWVKEFENLVILRSLTKFYSLPGLRLGYAIAHPQRLKKWQGWRDPWPVNSLAVAAGIAVLQDTEFQEQTWRWLEETRPKLYQDLANIPGLKPFKSVANFILVESDYSVSQLQLKLLKNHQILIRDCLSFPSLGDRYFRVAVKTEAQNQRLIQALTTVCLEEN; this comes from the coding sequence GTGGAAGCAACCCATTCACCCCAACATGGGGGAAATTTAATCTGGGCCGCAACCGTAGCCGACTGTTCTCCCTCGGATATTCTGGATTTTTCTGCCAGTATTAATCCTTGGGGGCCGCCTTTATCTGCTCTGAGTGCCATTCATCGCCACCTCAACGATTTGAATGCTTATCCTAATCCTGATTATGGAGAATTGAGAGCAGCGATCGCCGTTGCGGTCAATGATGCAATGGCCCATGAGTCCCTAGAGGTGGATTGGATTTTACCCGGAAATGGAGTCGCAGAATTACTCACCTGGGCAGGACGGGAACTCGCGCAGTTAGATGCGACTTATTTACTCACTCCTGCCTTTGGGGACTATAAGCGGACGCTCAACGCTTTTGATGGAACTGTGATCGAGTGTCCGCTTTCGATGGCTTCTATAGAGTCAGAGTTCTCTCTCCCTCAACCTTCTAATTCTCGCTCAGGTTTATTAATTAATAACCCCCATAACCCGACGGGAAAATTATTTTCTGCTCAGGGGTTATTAGAATTATTAGAACAGTTTGCGTTGGTGGTGGTTGATGAAGCCTTTATGGATTTTTTACTTCCTCGTCAACAGCAAAGTTTAATGTCTTGGGTGAAGGAATTTGAGAATTTAGTGATTTTGCGATCGCTGACCAAATTTTATAGTTTACCGGGGCTGCGGTTAGGATATGCGATCGCCCATCCCCAACGGTTAAAAAAATGGCAAGGCTGGCGTGATCCTTGGCCTGTGAATAGTTTAGCAGTGGCAGCCGGAATTGCTGTTTTACAAGATACAGAATTTCAGGAACAAACCTGGCGTTGGTTAGAAGAAACTCGCCCCAAACTTTATCAAGATTTAGCGAATATACCCGGATTAAAACCTTTTAAAAGTGTGGCTAATTTTATTTTAGTCGAGTCAGATTATTCTGTTTCTCAATTGCAATTAAAGTTATTAAAAAATCATCAAATTTTAATTCGAGATTGTTTGAGTTTTCCCAGTTTAGGCGATCGCTATTTTCGAGTAGCAGTTAAAACAGAAGCTCAAAATCAACGATTAATTCAAGCCTTAACAACGGTTTGTTTAGAGGAAAATTGA
- a CDS encoding translation initiation factor IF-2: protein MGFADLSITEIAEDYNLSVEAVLKLCDQLGISYQHPQTRLALEDAKALMSYIRTLGQSSEFTEFDQP from the coding sequence ATGGGTTTTGCAGACCTGTCAATTACAGAAATAGCAGAGGATTACAATCTCTCAGTTGAGGCTGTACTCAAGCTGTGCGATCAGTTGGGCATTTCATATCAACATCCTCAAACCCGCTTGGCGCTTGAGGATGCTAAAGCTTTGATGTCCTACATCAGAACTTTAGGCCAGTCGTCCGAGTTCACCGAGTTTGATCAACCTTAA
- the petE gene encoding plastocyanin, giving the protein MNRIVSLSKRVALVLSVALLMISTFVFGADQASANSYEVTMGAGGLAFSPKKVTVKPGDTVTFKVGMLPPHNVVFDADKSADKDIANSLSHKKLESASGKTFDITIPANAPAGVYPFFCSPHRGAGMIGELVVTQ; this is encoded by the coding sequence ATGAATCGGATTGTTTCACTGTCCAAGCGGGTCGCCTTAGTTCTGTCTGTAGCCTTGTTAATGATTAGCACATTTGTTTTTGGCGCTGATCAAGCCTCCGCCAATAGCTATGAGGTTACAATGGGTGCTGGTGGGTTAGCTTTTTCGCCCAAGAAAGTTACCGTTAAACCTGGCGATACTGTTACCTTTAAGGTTGGTATGCTTCCTCCCCATAACGTGGTTTTTGATGCAGATAAATCTGCTGATAAAGACATCGCTAACAGCCTTTCTCATAAGAAACTGGAGAGTGCTTCTGGCAAAACTTTTGATATTACTATTCCCGCTAATGCCCCTGCTGGTGTTTACCCATTCTTCTGTTCACCTCATCGGGGTGCGGGCATGATTGGTGAGCTTGTTGTAACCCAATAA
- the accD gene encoding acetyl-CoA carboxylase, carboxyltransferase subunit beta — MSLFDWFANRRKSLPSSPEPQEREIADGLWVKCEQCHALTYAKDLQANNMVCLECSHHFQVHSDERIQQLIDPNTWMPLDAEMCAVDPLKFRDRKSYSDRLRETREKTGLFDAVQTGVGLLDGEPVALGVMDFRFMGGSMGSVVGEKLTRLIEHGTRERYPVIIICASGGARMQEGMLSLMQMAKISAALHRHQESRLLYIPVLTHPTTGGVTASFAMLGDMILAEPKATIGFAGRRVIEQTLREKLPDDFQTSEYLLSYGFVDAIVPRTQLKKTLAQLIRLHRPPQNTGSFSHCPEVKTFTSPHPEVDLSHEISPSKSV; from the coding sequence ATGTCTCTATTTGATTGGTTCGCAAATCGGCGCAAATCATTACCGAGCAGTCCTGAACCCCAGGAACGGGAAATTGCTGATGGGTTATGGGTTAAGTGCGAACAGTGCCATGCTTTAACGTATGCCAAAGACCTACAAGCCAATAATATGGTTTGTTTGGAATGTAGTCACCATTTCCAAGTGCATAGCGATGAACGCATTCAGCAACTGATTGATCCCAATACCTGGATGCCCCTAGATGCTGAAATGTGTGCCGTTGATCCCCTGAAATTCCGCGATCGCAAATCCTATAGTGATCGACTGCGGGAAACACGGGAAAAAACCGGATTATTCGATGCGGTACAAACGGGGGTTGGGTTACTGGATGGAGAACCCGTTGCCCTCGGCGTGATGGATTTCCGGTTTATGGGTGGGAGTATGGGTTCTGTGGTCGGGGAAAAACTCACTCGCCTAATTGAACACGGTACCAGAGAACGCTATCCCGTGATCATTATCTGTGCATCGGGTGGGGCACGGATGCAGGAAGGAATGTTGAGCTTGATGCAAATGGCTAAAATCTCGGCTGCGTTGCATCGACATCAAGAATCCCGACTCCTGTATATTCCAGTTCTCACCCATCCGACCACGGGCGGGGTGACGGCGAGTTTTGCCATGTTAGGGGATATGATTTTAGCCGAACCTAAAGCCACGATTGGTTTTGCGGGAAGACGAGTCATCGAACAAACCCTGCGGGAAAAGTTACCCGATGACTTCCAAACCTCGGAATACTTATTGTCTTATGGGTTTGTCGATGCCATTGTCCCCCGGACTCAACTGAAGAAAACCCTGGCTCAACTGATTCGTCTCCATCGTCCTCCCCAAAATACGGGCTCTTTTTCCCACTGTCCAGAAGTTAAAACGTTCACCTCTCCCCATCCTGAAGTAGACCTATCCCATGAAATCTCACCGTCGAAGTCTGTATAA
- a CDS encoding HAD family hydrolase, with the protein MINDKPTLLALDFDGVVCDGLLEYFETAWRSYCQLWSPPDGISPEALAPIFYRTRPVIEIGWEMPILIRALVLGISESDILQNWSRIVHHIVTEEQLKAEVIGPHLDGVRDQWINQDLSGWLGLHRFYPGVIERIKPLIEQSFLVYIITTKEERFVRSLLQQQGVTIPEGRIFGKGYKRPKAQILRELLTTVEPTPNIWFIEDRLQTLFAVQQQPDLNSVQLFLADWGYNLQQERDFTLEYPRINLLSLSQFSQDFSDWLKNESF; encoded by the coding sequence ATGATAAACGATAAACCGACTTTACTCGCACTTGATTTTGATGGGGTTGTTTGTGATGGACTGTTAGAATATTTTGAAACCGCATGGCGCAGCTATTGTCAATTGTGGTCGCCTCCTGATGGGATTTCACCGGAAGCATTAGCCCCGATTTTCTATCGAACTCGCCCTGTGATTGAAATTGGTTGGGAAATGCCAATTTTAATTCGAGCTTTGGTTTTAGGGATTTCGGAATCTGATATTTTACAGAATTGGTCAAGAATTGTTCACCATATTGTTACGGAAGAACAATTAAAAGCGGAGGTGATAGGCCCTCATTTGGATGGAGTTCGAGATCAATGGATTAATCAGGATTTATCCGGTTGGTTAGGATTACATCGATTTTATCCGGGTGTGATAGAACGAATTAAACCCCTAATTGAACAGTCTTTTTTAGTTTATATTATTACGACAAAAGAGGAGCGATTTGTGCGATCGCTTCTCCAACAACAAGGCGTTACAATTCCTGAAGGTCGAATTTTTGGGAAAGGTTATAAACGTCCGAAAGCGCAAATCTTACGCGAATTATTAACAACGGTTGAGCCTACTCCTAATATTTGGTTTATTGAAGATCGGTTACAAACATTATTTGCGGTGCAACAACAACCCGATTTAAACTCAGTGCAATTATTTTTAGCAGATTGGGGTTATAATCTCCAACAAGAACGAGATTTTACGTTAGAATATCCTAGAATTAATTTATTATCTCTGTCTCAATTTAGCCAGGATTTTTCAGATTGGTTGAAAAATGAATCTTTTTAA
- a CDS encoding HU family DNA-binding protein, with product MNKGELVDAVAERASVTKKQADAVLTAALDTIMEAVSNDDKVTLVGFGSFESRERKAREGRNPKTGEKMEIPATKVPAFSAGKLFKEKVAHNED from the coding sequence ATGAACAAAGGTGAATTAGTGGATGCCGTAGCAGAACGGGCCAGTGTAACCAAAAAACAAGCTGATGCGGTGTTGACGGCAGCTTTAGATACGATCATGGAAGCAGTTTCCAATGACGACAAAGTGACACTGGTTGGCTTTGGTTCCTTTGAGTCACGGGAACGAAAAGCTCGTGAAGGCCGTAACCCGAAAACGGGTGAAAAGATGGAAATTCCAGCCACGAAAGTTCCTGCTTTTTCGGCCGGGAAACTATTCAAAGAAAAAGTTGCTCATAACGAGGATTAA